In the genome of Hydractinia symbiolongicarpus strain clone_291-10 chromosome 5, HSymV2.1, whole genome shotgun sequence, one region contains:
- the LOC130646215 gene encoding uncharacterized protein LOC130646215 isoform X3, which yields MNLEGSHGGGQFVINTTKTAETANIYESDTLKICRKKPNHYEKICVKPVVKSTDKKSDHIGNLGEETCFFVLASPPGTPVATTSGIPSYDNNLQSCFPNKYSTPYHSYDTIGPDVFTRVHIPKETSLSSGVASGESSDTSVDIPNTCKSAKSHRILVDDCDHDYSGSASPLAGTNVQVNVRTKDFESFDDFCNDFTKSNKQFRTQSTQTDHTISCPCPCSGARQRHDYGNPKTLRPNFSVKSQLILNSPLEMSSRRDSGYSSQSYTPVSPRHMDFSLSSISENDKTASEKFNAVDVIVNGNSKPLKQQYDEAKESYLASIKKTHVDFGKELFLIELKKLLLRTELSSLSPCGANDKTWQPISPKVKPLRSVLRNGGVNVLEIRDSNVLRARKNNSPVSGKEVVDIILQVRQCLHIVQKLKQGPEKNKIKIYQKVKLKSYQSTLNKDLSNNLQTRKRPSLDKFQDFRKEKNSLTEADTNCFPCNRKQKSKQTVPHNAPSLLNTSAKKGDIKKILELMQANQMDVNQKDSNGWPAIHHAFKNKHYRTAFLLLEAGANMKEYTNQRIKEYKTTVEILNKNKVLLKS from the coding sequence ATGAACCTAGAAGGAAGTCACGGTGGCGGACAATTTGTAATCAACACCACAAAAACTGCTGAAACAGCAAATATTTACGAGAGTGACACTCTCAAAATTTGTCGTAAAAAGCCAAATCATTATGAAAAGATTTGCGTAAAACCTGTTGTTAAATCTACAGATAAGAAAAGCGACCACATTGGAAATCTGGGAGAGGAGACATGTTTTTTTGTTCTCGCAAGCCCACCAGGAACACCTGTTGCAACAACTTCAGGTATACCGTCATATGACAACAACTTGCAAAGTTGCTTTCCAAACAAATACTCTACGCCGTATCATTCATATGATACAATCGGACCAGATGTGTTCACACGCGTTCATATACCTAAAGAAACATCTCTTTCATCAGGTGTTGCATCAGGTGAGTCCAGCGACACATCGGTAGATATTCCAAATACTTGCAAAAGTGCTAAATCGCACCGAATCTTGGTTGACGATTGCGACCACGATTATTCAGGCAGTGCATCTCCCTTAGCAGGAACGAACGTGCAAGTTAATGTTCGTACAAAAGACTTTGAAAGCTTCGATGATTTCTGCAACGACTTCACgaaatcaaacaaacaatttcGTACTCAATCGACACAAACAGATCATACAATATCATGCCCATGCCCTTGTTCTGGAGCAAGACAGAGGCATGATTACGGAAACCCGAAAACGCTTCGTCCAAATTTTTCAGTCAAGTctcaactgattttaaactcgCCATTGGAAATGTCATCAAGACGAGATTCTGGTTACTCGTCACAAAGCTATACACCGGTGTCGCCTCGACATATGGATTTTAGTTTGTCGTCTATAAGTGAGAATGACAAAACCGCTAGTGAGAAATTCAATGCTGTTGACGTCATTGTTAATGGTAATAGCAAGCCGTTAAAACAACAATACGATGAAGCCAAAGAAAGTTACTTAGCAAGTATTAAAAAAACTCATGTTGATTTTGGTAAAGAACTTTTTTTGATAGAATTGAAAAAACTACTTTTACGAACGGAATTAAGTTCCTTATCTCCATGTGGCGCGAACGACAAAACGTGGCAACCTATTTCACCCAAAGTGAAACCATTACGCAGTGTGTTAAGAAATGGCGGCGTAAATGTTTTGGAAATACGCGATTCGAATGTTCTGAGagcaagaaaaaacaattcacCGGTCAGCGGTAAAGAAGTTGTTGATATCATTTTACAGGTTCGGCAATGTTTACATATTgttcagaaattaaaacaaggaccagaaaaaaataaaatcaaaatatatcaaaaagttaaattaaaatcaTATCAGTCAACTCTAAACAAAGACCTTTCAAacaatttgcagaccagaaagAGACCAAGTCTGGACAAATTTCAGGACTTTCGGaaggaaaaaaattctttaaccgAAGCTGACACGAACTGTTTTCCATGTAATCGCAAGCAAAAGAGCAAACAAACTGTCCCGCACAACGCGCCCAGCCTGTTAAATACATCTGCTAAAAAAGGTGATATCAAAAAGATTTTAGAATTAATGCAAGCCAACCAGATGGACGTAAATCAGAAAGATTC
- the LOC130646215 gene encoding uncharacterized protein LOC130646215 isoform X2: MFLINESIKKCIMNLEGSHGGGQFVINTTKTAETANIYESDTLKICRKKPNHYEKICVKPVVKSTDKKSDHIGNLGEETCFFVLASPPGTPVATTSGIPSYDNNLQSCFPNKYSTPYHSYDTIGPDVFTRVHIPKETSLSSGVASGESSDTSVDIPNTCKSAKSHRILVDDCDHDYSGSASPLAGTNVQVNVRTKDFESFDDFCNDFTKSNKQFRTQSTQTDHTISCPCPCSGARQRHDYGNPKTLRPNFSVKSQLILNSPLEMSSRRDSGYSSQSYTPVSPRHMDFSLSSISENDKTASEKFNAVDVIVNGNSKPLKQQYDEAKESYLASIKKTHVDFGKELFLIELKKLLLRTELSSLSPCGANDKTWQPISPKVKPLRSVLRNGGVNVLEIRDSNVLRARKNNSPVSGKEVVDIILQVRQCLHIVQKLKQGPEKNKIKIYQKVKLKSYQSTLNKDLSNNLQTRKRPSLDKFQDFRKEKNSLTEADTNCFPCNRKQKSKQTVPHNAPSLLNTSAKKGDIKKILELMQANQMDVNQKDSNGWPAIHHAFKNKHYRTAFLLLEAGANMKEYTNQRIKEYKTTVEILNKNKVLLKS; the protein is encoded by the exons ATGTTTTTGATAAATGAGAGCATTAAGAAG tgcATTATGAACCTAGAAGGAAGTCACGGTGGCGGACAATTTGTAATCAACACCACAAAAACTGCTGAAACAGCAAATATTTACGAGAGTGACACTCTCAAAATTTGTCGTAAAAAGCCAAATCATTATGAAAAGATTTGCGTAAAACCTGTTGTTAAATCTACAGATAAGAAAAGCGACCACATTGGAAATCTGGGAGAGGAGACATGTTTTTTTGTTCTCGCAAGCCCACCAGGAACACCTGTTGCAACAACTTCAGGTATACCGTCATATGACAACAACTTGCAAAGTTGCTTTCCAAACAAATACTCTACGCCGTATCATTCATATGATACAATCGGACCAGATGTGTTCACACGCGTTCATATACCTAAAGAAACATCTCTTTCATCAGGTGTTGCATCAGGTGAGTCCAGCGACACATCGGTAGATATTCCAAATACTTGCAAAAGTGCTAAATCGCACCGAATCTTGGTTGACGATTGCGACCACGATTATTCAGGCAGTGCATCTCCCTTAGCAGGAACGAACGTGCAAGTTAATGTTCGTACAAAAGACTTTGAAAGCTTCGATGATTTCTGCAACGACTTCACgaaatcaaacaaacaatttcGTACTCAATCGACACAAACAGATCATACAATATCATGCCCATGCCCTTGTTCTGGAGCAAGACAGAGGCATGATTACGGAAACCCGAAAACGCTTCGTCCAAATTTTTCAGTCAAGTctcaactgattttaaactcgCCATTGGAAATGTCATCAAGACGAGATTCTGGTTACTCGTCACAAAGCTATACACCGGTGTCGCCTCGACATATGGATTTTAGTTTGTCGTCTATAAGTGAGAATGACAAAACCGCTAGTGAGAAATTCAATGCTGTTGACGTCATTGTTAATGGTAATAGCAAGCCGTTAAAACAACAATACGATGAAGCCAAAGAAAGTTACTTAGCAAGTATTAAAAAAACTCATGTTGATTTTGGTAAAGAACTTTTTTTGATAGAATTGAAAAAACTACTTTTACGAACGGAATTAAGTTCCTTATCTCCATGTGGCGCGAACGACAAAACGTGGCAACCTATTTCACCCAAAGTGAAACCATTACGCAGTGTGTTAAGAAATGGCGGCGTAAATGTTTTGGAAATACGCGATTCGAATGTTCTGAGagcaagaaaaaacaattcacCGGTCAGCGGTAAAGAAGTTGTTGATATCATTTTACAGGTTCGGCAATGTTTACATATTgttcagaaattaaaacaaggaccagaaaaaaataaaatcaaaatatatcaaaaagttaaattaaaatcaTATCAGTCAACTCTAAACAAAGACCTTTCAAacaatttgcagaccagaaagAGACCAAGTCTGGACAAATTTCAGGACTTTCGGaaggaaaaaaattctttaaccgAAGCTGACACGAACTGTTTTCCATGTAATCGCAAGCAAAAGAGCAAACAAACTGTCCCGCACAACGCGCCCAGCCTGTTAAATACATCTGCTAAAAAAGGTGATATCAAAAAGATTTTAGAATTAATGCAAGCCAACCAGATGGACGTAAATCAGAAAGATTC
- the LOC130646215 gene encoding uncharacterized protein LOC130646215 isoform X1 produces the protein MFWKKNKLIKTKCIMNLEGSHGGGQFVINTTKTAETANIYESDTLKICRKKPNHYEKICVKPVVKSTDKKSDHIGNLGEETCFFVLASPPGTPVATTSGIPSYDNNLQSCFPNKYSTPYHSYDTIGPDVFTRVHIPKETSLSSGVASGESSDTSVDIPNTCKSAKSHRILVDDCDHDYSGSASPLAGTNVQVNVRTKDFESFDDFCNDFTKSNKQFRTQSTQTDHTISCPCPCSGARQRHDYGNPKTLRPNFSVKSQLILNSPLEMSSRRDSGYSSQSYTPVSPRHMDFSLSSISENDKTASEKFNAVDVIVNGNSKPLKQQYDEAKESYLASIKKTHVDFGKELFLIELKKLLLRTELSSLSPCGANDKTWQPISPKVKPLRSVLRNGGVNVLEIRDSNVLRARKNNSPVSGKEVVDIILQVRQCLHIVQKLKQGPEKNKIKIYQKVKLKSYQSTLNKDLSNNLQTRKRPSLDKFQDFRKEKNSLTEADTNCFPCNRKQKSKQTVPHNAPSLLNTSAKKGDIKKILELMQANQMDVNQKDSNGWPAIHHAFKNKHYRTAFLLLEAGANMKEYTNQRIKEYKTTVEILNKNKVLLKS, from the exons atgttttggaagaaaaataagttaataaaaacaaaa tgcATTATGAACCTAGAAGGAAGTCACGGTGGCGGACAATTTGTAATCAACACCACAAAAACTGCTGAAACAGCAAATATTTACGAGAGTGACACTCTCAAAATTTGTCGTAAAAAGCCAAATCATTATGAAAAGATTTGCGTAAAACCTGTTGTTAAATCTACAGATAAGAAAAGCGACCACATTGGAAATCTGGGAGAGGAGACATGTTTTTTTGTTCTCGCAAGCCCACCAGGAACACCTGTTGCAACAACTTCAGGTATACCGTCATATGACAACAACTTGCAAAGTTGCTTTCCAAACAAATACTCTACGCCGTATCATTCATATGATACAATCGGACCAGATGTGTTCACACGCGTTCATATACCTAAAGAAACATCTCTTTCATCAGGTGTTGCATCAGGTGAGTCCAGCGACACATCGGTAGATATTCCAAATACTTGCAAAAGTGCTAAATCGCACCGAATCTTGGTTGACGATTGCGACCACGATTATTCAGGCAGTGCATCTCCCTTAGCAGGAACGAACGTGCAAGTTAATGTTCGTACAAAAGACTTTGAAAGCTTCGATGATTTCTGCAACGACTTCACgaaatcaaacaaacaatttcGTACTCAATCGACACAAACAGATCATACAATATCATGCCCATGCCCTTGTTCTGGAGCAAGACAGAGGCATGATTACGGAAACCCGAAAACGCTTCGTCCAAATTTTTCAGTCAAGTctcaactgattttaaactcgCCATTGGAAATGTCATCAAGACGAGATTCTGGTTACTCGTCACAAAGCTATACACCGGTGTCGCCTCGACATATGGATTTTAGTTTGTCGTCTATAAGTGAGAATGACAAAACCGCTAGTGAGAAATTCAATGCTGTTGACGTCATTGTTAATGGTAATAGCAAGCCGTTAAAACAACAATACGATGAAGCCAAAGAAAGTTACTTAGCAAGTATTAAAAAAACTCATGTTGATTTTGGTAAAGAACTTTTTTTGATAGAATTGAAAAAACTACTTTTACGAACGGAATTAAGTTCCTTATCTCCATGTGGCGCGAACGACAAAACGTGGCAACCTATTTCACCCAAAGTGAAACCATTACGCAGTGTGTTAAGAAATGGCGGCGTAAATGTTTTGGAAATACGCGATTCGAATGTTCTGAGagcaagaaaaaacaattcacCGGTCAGCGGTAAAGAAGTTGTTGATATCATTTTACAGGTTCGGCAATGTTTACATATTgttcagaaattaaaacaaggaccagaaaaaaataaaatcaaaatatatcaaaaagttaaattaaaatcaTATCAGTCAACTCTAAACAAAGACCTTTCAAacaatttgcagaccagaaagAGACCAAGTCTGGACAAATTTCAGGACTTTCGGaaggaaaaaaattctttaaccgAAGCTGACACGAACTGTTTTCCATGTAATCGCAAGCAAAAGAGCAAACAAACTGTCCCGCACAACGCGCCCAGCCTGTTAAATACATCTGCTAAAAAAGGTGATATCAAAAAGATTTTAGAATTAATGCAAGCCAACCAGATGGACGTAAATCAGAAAGATTC